One Danio rerio strain Tuebingen ecotype United States chromosome 7, GRCz12tu, whole genome shotgun sequence genomic window, ataatatgagcatttattttaccccagtatattcaatggagcttctgcgttagcctgccgattctgacgggcgcgtgcgagtaaacagctttttgtctcgttttacgcttgaccaactaaataaatgctacagtttatttaactgaatgtattttaatgacattacaacatcaatgctgtataaggaaccgtataaaatggaaaagttcacaataacaggtcaccggaagtgtatcagcatgggaacagcactagctcggcatataccctattaccctaacctgcctacctaacctagttaagcctttaaatgtcactttaagctgtatagaagtgtatcaAAAATATCGTCAaatttatgtactgtcatcatgacaaagataaaataaatcaattattagagatgagctattatgtttagaaatgtgttgaatttttttctctctattaaacagaaattgggggaaaaaataaacaggggggctaatatttcggGCGGGggggataattctgacttcaactgtatattatttcatatagaatatattgtttaaaactaaaatgtcaataaaagccacttagttgacagagcagagataaaagtCCCATGATGCAATTCATAATCGTAAATAAATGGGGAGGAAAAATATGTAAatcatgtaataaataaatgtttaaatgaaccAATATTTTGGCACTAGCATCACATtatttgtcttattattattaaaacactgAGGCTCCTGGATTTAATTATATAAAGGTAAATAATCATTACTAGTAGTGGTGTTGTAAGTTCAGCATGAGTAATCAGAAAAGCAGCCAATCAATAATACAAAGTTTATTTACCAAAGTACATTCTCCGAGTTCAGACGGATTAAGCTTTGCTGTGATCTTGTGACTGAATTATTCAGCCTGTTTCAGGACAACATTTCAGCTATAAGGTAATGTACCTTCGCTGCTTTTGACATGTTTGGATATTTCTGTATGGTGCAGTAATGCTTGCAGAATATCCTgcaatttgtgtatttttggtgGGGGGTTATTTTTTATGTAGAattcctttaaaaacatttttgctgtCAGGATTTAGCACCGCTGGAATGCTATATGATAGCATTATATGCAGAGCTAAATATTGTGTCTTTAATTTTACATCTAAATGATAGACTTTAAACAGAAGGAAATAGATTGAACTGTTTAATGGTAAATAGCAATTGCAAAACACaatgaaataatgttttttacatttaaaataaatttactcaTTAAGAGTTAAGAGCTGCTTTAGAAGGAAATATGGttaaactgagctgaaaaaaatgttttataatttcaCACGCACAATGCGATGATGCAGTtgtaacattcattttctttttggcttagtccctttgttaatcaaaggtggccacagcggaatgaaccggcaacttaaccagtatatgttttaccagcctgatctcacgagaaaacttaagtattttacgttttgacagttaaatggctaatttgtacgaattcgtatgcgtttagtcgtacgaaagtgtacgattttaaaaaggaggcgtcgcacccaacccaaccccacccctatacccaaccatcattgggtgatgagcaaatcatactaaattgtacaaatttgattttacgaattcatacgaatcagccactaaatcaaaaagttacgaattgctagattttattcagcggatgcccttccagctgcaacctagtactgggaaacacccatacactctcatccacacactaaagccaatttagcctacccaactcacctatacaacatatctttggactgtgggggaaaccggagcacccggaggaaacccacgccaacgcgggaaggacatgcaaactccacacagaaacgtcaactgaccctgccgaggctcgaaccagcgaccttcttgctgtaaggcgaccgCCCAGTTGTGATTCAGTTTATTTAAGATACATTGTCTTTAAATGTAATGGTTCATTTGTTAAAGCAGTGCGTGTTCCTCTTTAAGTTCCCTTATGTGgcctttttatttcatatactgCAATAAAATTGCCTAGACGTCAAAAAGTCTTGACAGCAAATGTTTATATGCTTCaactaatacttttttttttttttttaataattgtattttattggatttttcaAGAACAACCacaaagacacacatacatatatacacacatacacaaacacacaccacactaGGCACTGTCTCGGACAAATCCCATACAATGACTCAATGAACAAATAACAATGACATCACAGTTTAGCAAGTGACAACAGAAAATAGAATAaagaagtaaaattaaataattaaatatgtaaaataagtaaattaagtcTCTGAAGTATCGTCAGAGGTTGAGTGGCTGGTTTGCTCATCTagatagtttagaaataaaccccAAACACTAAAAAAATTTTCAATAGTATGAGTCCTCAAAAATCTCAGTCTTTCAATCTGTATTACCGAAGTCATATCTGCAATCCACATTTGAAATGTAGGAGGTGAAGATGACTTCCAATGTCGAAGCTAAAGCCTTTTATCCACAATCATACCTAAAGACAAAGACTGCTGGAGGCCATGTGGGAGATGAGAATTGTGTTGTGATTGTGAATATTCAAAAATAGCAAGTTCTGCATCAGGTGGTAAAGATTTGACATAAGCTTTAGAGTACCAATCGAATATGTTTGACCAGAATGTATATAACAAAGGGCAGAACCAGAAAGCATGGGAAGTTGTGTCTTCTGTCACTTTGCACCTGTCACATAATGGTGATATGGAGGGAAAAATCTTATGCAACtttgctttagtataatgtaaccGATCAACTAATATTTTTAAGTTATGAAGTTTAACTTACTATTttgagtcagtttgattgatgtggGTTCAGATGACCAGAaaggttcatttgattcaactcacaaatgtaaaacagcatacttttttttaaaagtttgcatAGACTTATGTAAACTTGAAAGTTatatagactttcattcatattttttatgcCTTTTTAAACGATTTAAATTCTACAAGAGCACAATCAACATTAAAACACTCttctgttttttattgtttttattttatttacggagagattaattttaaatacaatttaattaatgagTTTTTCCAGAAGAAAGTACTGACCTTTGTCAAATGCAAAACAGATAAAGGAAAAATTGCATTATGTGTACTCAATACAGTTGTTAAATCtatcaaaaacaatattttatattctTAACCATCTCATTGTAGGCTTTAAAGTGCAACATGAAGAAACTCATCTCTGTCATATTACTGGCGCTTCACATACAAAGAGGAGATTTTTCAGACAGTTCAGATTTTCATCTCATCGAAGCTCCAAAACCAGAAGTGTTTGAgtttaacaacacaatctacGCAACATGTGAAGTCTCTCCCATCCCAAATTTACCCGCCGGCCAGCCTGAGATCTTCGGCCAAGTCCTCTTCAGGCAGGTTTTCCCCAACGGGACTGCAGAAGTCAAAATAAACCTGCGTGGATTTCCTGAAACTGATAATCAAGTGCGTGCCATCCATATTCATCAATACGGAGACCTCAGTCAGGGCTGCGTCACCGCCGGGCCACATTATAACCCGCAGGACGTCCCGCATCCTAATCATCCCGGAGATATGGGCAACTTCATGCCAAAACAAGGACTTATCCGGCGGTTTCTGAAGCTCCCAGAGGTCAAGCTGTTTGGAGGTCAGTCCGTGCTGGGGCGTGCGGTGGTGGTGCATGAGAAGGAGGACGATCTGGGAATGGGAGCAGATGAGGAGAGTAAACGCAGTGGGAATGCCGGGAGGAGAATCGCTGGATGTGTTATTGGCATCACCAAGCCTCATCTGTGGCAGAAAACTGAACACGTGGAGGAGGAAGAGAGTAAGAGATGAGCGTCGAGGTGGATTGTGGATTATCATGTTTAGATTTAGTTTTGAAAGAAGATGATCActctttaaaggggacctattatgcaaaaatcacttttataaggggtttaaacacactagtgtgtgaatataaccaccTTCTAATAGTTAACATTGATTGAGACTATGTTTTGTAATCACACTTGAtgtaaacagtctgcagaaacactttgattgacattctccgtttgtacgtgtcatcagagggggaatgCTCCGCCCACAGGTGACCATCCCTCATTAACATAGGACTTTAGTCTTGCttgtgaatctgccactatgctgacagtCACACAGgaatttgtagctccgccctcataaaaaaaaacacaatctcatttgcatttaaagcgacagtcaccaaaacagcacaattaggaaCAAAGCCTACAAAAAAACCCTCATAACAATTTGCACAAATATCAAGTCAATTTTAATTGATATATAACCCAACAACCCTAAACTAATTAAGCAAAGTTAATTGAATATCTTTAATTTTGAGTCTATATTTATTCAAATCGATCAAGTAATGTCAAGTTCTTGTTTAAGCAGAAGGAGCATTGCTTTTATTAATTTAGATAAATCTTATTAGTTGCAAATTAGTACATGTGGAGtaacttatttaaattaagatGCACATTTTCACCAGACATGTTCTTTCGCTTTATTTTAAGCAATTTACTACAAACCTGCTTACTAATCTCAGAGCTAGTGTTAGCAGTTATGGCTCTCTGAGTGAAGTGTCaaacattaatgctgatgataaaaaTGCCAAGACCCAAAGCATGAGTGCTACTCTTCTGCAAGGTGGTTATCTCAAAACTAAGGTGCCTTGTGGATTATCATGTTTAGATTTAGTATTGAAAGAGGATGATCACTCTTTAAAGGGGAGCTATTTtggaaaaatcacttttataaggggtttaaaccaagttgtgtggcagcagtctgtgaataaaaccagcttctaatggttaaCATTGATTAATTCTGTttgttataatcacacttgatgaaaacagtctgcagaaacactttgattgacattctctctttgtatgtgtcatcagaaggggaaagcaccgcccactagtgaccatctctccctcattagcatagaaagTTAAGCCCCTTTCATGCACTGATACCGATAGATATCCGGAAAATTACCAGAATGACTTTACAGAAACACATCCATTTCATAAAACCGGTTACAGACTTTCAACGTTCCTCAAAACATCTTTTGtacaacagtagaaagaaactcaggAACCACTTATTTAAGCAGAGTAAATAGAGTGTCAATTTTTATTTTGAGCTGCATTGTGGTTTCAGGATCCCGAAACATTGACTTTAAATCATGtcagaacattcttcaaaacatcttcttttgtttaacagaagaaagaaattcaggaACCACtttagggagagtaaatagtgtgtaaattttaatttttggctgcactgtccctttaagaatatATCAGTTTCAGGATCCTAAAACAATGACTTCAATTCATTTCAAAGTGtcagaacattcttcaaaacatcttcttttatgttcaacagaaaaataagACACTAAAACCAAGTAATAATACAGAgagtaaatagtgtgtaaattttaatttttgtctgcactgtccctttaagaattgATCAGTTTCAGGAACCCAAAACAATGAGTTCAGTTCATTGCAAAGTGTcagaacattctttaaaacatcttttgtgttcaacagtataaAGAAACCCAGGAACCTCTTTAGGGAgagtaacttttatttttggctgaactgtccctttaagaatacATTAATATGATTCTGGATCAGAAACAATGACTTCAGTTCATTTCAAAGTGtcagaacattcttcaaaacatcttctattgtgttcaacagaaaaataagACACTAGAACCACTatagggagagtaaatagtgtgtaaattttcatttttggctgcaTTGAAGTTTCAGGATCCCGAAACAATGACTTTAATTCATgtcaaaacattcttcaaaacatcttattttgttatacagaagaaagaaacatggGAACCACTTTAtggagagtaaatagtgtgtaaattttaatttttggctgaactgtccctttaagaatgcATTAATAGGATTCTGGATCAGAAAACAATAACTTCAGTTTATTTCAAAGTGTCAGAaccttcttcaaaacatcttcttttgtgttcaacagaaaaataagACACTAGAACCACTTTAGGGAGAGTAAATATtgtgtaaattttcatttttggctgcaATGTCCCTTTAAGAATTAATCAGTTTCAGGATCCTAAAACAATGACTTTAATTCATTTCAAAGTGtcagaacattcttcaaaacatcttcttttgtgttcaacagtacaaAAGAAACTCGTGAACCACTTTagggagagtaaacagtgagtaaactttcagttttggctgaactgtccctttaagaatacATTAATAGGATTCTGGATCACAAAACAATGACTTTAATTCATTTCAAATTGtcagaacattcttcaaaacatcttcttttgtgttcaacagaagaaagaaattcaagaaCCACTTTATGGAGAGTAAATAGCGAGGGAACTTTGGctgcactgtccctttaagaatatATTAATCAGACAAAAACAATGACTTGAGTTCTTTTCAAAGTGTCAGACAGCAGCCAAAACAAGAGACACGTCTTCCACTCACCAGTAAATATCGTGAAATACGTCAAGAAGTTTTCCCGGCCACTGAGAGAGACTGGGATTTATGTGCTCAACAAGCACCGACAGACAATTCCCAAGGCGTAAACAAATCAAACGGAATATAAATAAGGGCATAAAAGGCAATGTGCCGCACTCTTAAGGTCTATTTGGGACACTGCTCTTGAAGGAGAAGCGCTGAAATAATTGGATGCAATGAATTACTTTGCAGGAGGGAGATCACGCCGTGAGCCAAGTCAACAGATTCACATTTAGGATTAGTGCTATGCTCCGGCTAATAATGTTTATGCATAAACTGAGAATCGGGATTGCTCCTGATATCAGCCACTGAAAGgaattataatattttactgcGCCGTTGATGTATTCAAAGCTGCGAGCTGCACTTCATCGATATACTCTTGATGACAAATCCACTGGTTGCTTGCTGAGAATGTTTAAACTGTTTTAAGAGGTAACtttcacatactgtacagtacatctatttccattcattcattcattcattttggcttagtccctttattaaacaggggtcgccacagcggaatgaaccgcaaacttatccggcaaaggttttacacagcgaatgctcttccagctgcaacccatcactgggaaacacccatagactcacattcacatatatatatatatatatatatatatatatatatatatatatatatatatacacactacggacaattttagcttacccatttcacctatatgtggttggactgtgggggaaaccggagcccacggagaaaacccacactaacatggggagaacatgcaaactccacacagaaatgccaactggcccagccgaggcttgaaccagcgacctccttgctgtgcgGTGATCGTGCTGCCTATTGCACCACCGTGACACTCTTCACAATACTCTTCCCCGTTAATTATGCATAAATATACGCAACTAAACCGAACCCAGAATCTTACCATAGAGTAAGTACACTAATTAATATTACTCACTCGTTAAATGATAATAACAAGGACACGTTCAAATAGTGTAagctaatatttgttttatttattaattctttaattaagaaAGTgtgaataaaaacatattattcatatgttaaaaattattatatattattttatattaaaaattattcatAACTTGCTTCATAATCCTATTAATTATTGCAATTAATTACAATTacttatgcataattacatgaaaCTAAACCAAACCCACAATATAatcataaatacattaatatagtaattaatattatttagcgcattaaaaataatgataaaatatcaaaataagtattgaacacttgaccatttttctcagaaaacacatttctaaaggtgctgttgactttttTCTCCCGGATGTTCCCGGATAACAACCAAACAaatacatatatgcaaagaaaacaatattaattagtttacaaatgaagtcatgcacaataaaatgaaatgatgcagagAAAAAATgcagaacacatgaagaaagggagatgtAGTTCAGCAGTGaacgcccagacagcagctgaaatctctcagtagttcttctgcccttcctcagtgtaaatcaggggtcaccaaccttttggaaactgagagctacttcttgggtatcgtTGAATGTGAAGGGTTACCAGTTCACTtcctaataacaaatttgctcaatttactttaaattatatgttattaataattaatgatattcatctctGTGAAGAcgctgatcatgttaatgatttctcacaatagttgtcaacaatgattggaaacagataaatattaaccaatgcaagtgtgatttaaaaagaatagctacaaaaaatattagatgcagcttactggtatgtggtgcTATAAGCTAATTTAACAACAGGTccacgggcaactcatgtgatcctcgcgggctacctggtgcctgcgggcaccatgttggtgaacCCTGgtgtaaatgaagatcagctgctccagtccagcatctacattagcaggaggatgcaGATGAaagcagggtggacatttcagcaagacaatgatccaaaacacagtcgaggagactctcagatgctttcagagaaagaatatcaagctgtggaatggcctagccaatcacctgagccGAATCCAAttgagaatacaaaataaagattagATTTGACACTCTGACATGCTGTTAGATAGAACTATTTCATCATATAGAGCTATTcttcttgtgaaactgtatttatttcGCATATATATCacgtaaaaataaaatatggcaaTAACAGATTTTTATAATATCGTGCAGGCCAAGTTGTAAGGTTTTTTCAGTAAATGTGCGAGCCGATATCACTCTTAACTCTTCAGTGTTGAAGGTTTTGACACTTTGAGCAATGcatgaggcttcattctccatatgagaggtgtctttatgCTGCCATCCCACTGTAGCTTTCTCTACTGTACATGTTTTCCACAAGCGTCCTTTAACTTGCTTCACAATGTTTCTCCATGAATAATTCAACAGTGTACGAGCTGTCTCTTGTCTAATAGGAGCAAAGAGCAGCAGAAAGAGAACATGAAGACAGTGAGTGACGAGCTGCACATCGTTGTCGCGTCAATCTGCTGGATTTAGGGCTAGTTAAGGAGTTTTacgttggtgtgtgtgtgtctgtgtgtgtgtgtgacaggagATGCAGGATGTTTAGACTGCAGAGATCTGAATGTGAAGGCCACCCGCGGATACACTCGTGCTCTACTGTAACAAGTCTTAATACTTGTCATGCTTTTGTACTCAATCCATctcatattttaaaacataactataagtagggctgcacaatatatggtttcagcatcgatatcaatATAAAATTATGATGTTCGGAGGTGTAACAaagattaattttgtttatttatatgtaatcTATACAATTTATGtcgatttttttgtcttttttctaacATGAAAGATTGTTTTACTCACCCCATTGGCCaatcattttgcttgttttaaagagaaaCTCTTTAATTTTGACTTTTATGATCtaggaatgtttagatattttgactagaattaaaacaataagaaaagcattttttattgatttttttttgcattgtgattattcggTGTCTGTACCTGAATGCTGTTAGATTGTGAAACTTTATTTATATCGCATATTAATCACGGAACAATAAAAATATGGCAATAACAGATTTTtataatatcgtgcagccctagttgtaAGGTTTTTTCAGTGAATGTTTGAGCCGATATCACTCTTAACTCTTCATTCTCCATCATTCATATCTCCTTCAGAACTAAATAATCAATACAGTGTAAAAATACACACAGtgtaataaacattcattcattcattttcttgtcgggataatccctttattaatccggggttgccacagcggcatgaaccgccaacttatccagcacatttttaccggtggatgcccttcccattgctgggaaacttccacacacatacactacgcacaatttggccaacccaattcacctgtactgcatgtctttggattgtgggggaaaccggagcacccggaggaaacccacgcgaacgcagggagaacatgcaaactcctcacagaaacaccaactgagccgaggatcgaaccagcaacccagcgaccttcttgctgtgaggcgacaccactacctactgcgccactgcgtcgtcgTGTAATAAACAAAATGATTTAAATCATAAGAAATAAGTATTAGTATAAGTATTACATGAGTATTATAAGTAACAGGATTACAAATAAGcatggccagacagaatctgacaacatttattttagtttttttgcacagaattttgtaaaacaaaataataatgaaaaataaaaatgcacattccttttaattaaaattgaaataaatttttATTCTGACTTTTATTTAAGATTTACAATTGGGTAGTgcggagtgggtagcacgttcgcctcacagcaagaaggtcgctggttggagcctcggctgggttagttggcatttttgtcATGTggatgcatgtttcccagagatgggttgcggctggaagggcatccgctacataaaaaacatgctggataagttggcggttcattctgctgtggagaccccagattaataaagggactaagccgacaagaaaatgaatgaatgaatgaattaattaattaattaaatccacaaagcaagtctcatttatattaatctactaaaagtaaaaaaatatataaaaatttaagtaaaaatattactttacaaactatattgtaaataaaacatgtCAACATTTGCATGTTagacaattatttaaatttatataaaaactgaataaataaataaacaactttatatctttgtttatttattccgtatatatatatatatatatatatatatatatatatatatatatatatacacacacacacacacacacacacacacacacacacacacacaaacacaaacacacaacagttctgtctggttctcgattcTGACTGGCTTATAACCGTGCAAtgctctgcaataacagcatTCGTACAGTCTCATCACCCTTGTGAAGTAATCTGGtggtgtttgttttgctttttcggggttaattattgtgctTTCCCGAATGCAACagtgaaatactgggaaatctctttagactgatggcatttcatgccgttacagccttaaaatgtgagcaaagtcacctgttttgtcatcactttagacattacgctagagaatcattcaactAGTGATGTTGGTGAACGAGcaacagcttctgctgttctgacgtcagctgcagatgtttatgaatggcagaagaaagtagttcctcgtaagagtttttgagactctccatgttttattttcttttttatatacacgattatgccgtcaaactgttgtataaaagcaaAATCACACtggtagcagtgcaatatggctgtatatcgtcactcgTGGGACACTAAAGCACTCAGCCTGCAACCTTGAGCCAACGCACGCCACTacacaagtgtgatattgctcaaatatgaatatttacacacatttgcaaaagtaaataaatagactttcaattcaattcaatatgcTATatacaatgtaaatataaaatatactccATTATAATATGTATTGTAGTACGGCTGTCTGCAATACTTAATATtgattggtcagtcgtgacaattcaaggtacactgtaaaaaatgtaatgacaaaaagtcaagactacaaatattttatatgttgctttaacttattttaatcagTTAATCAGCTTTCGACTacatttttaagttatacaaaatttaacttataatattttatatattaaaaattgaGGCAAGTTGAGATGTTTGGacaagttcatttgattcaactaagtGAAAGATCaagaacttatccagcacaagaTGCATGCAGTTCTGTTTTTAACCACTAGTGCatctattttatattaatatgtaatacatttatttttgagtttAATTCAGCTTAATAATGCATGAGCTGGTGAAAGGGTAACCTGACTAACCTGACCGTGCAGATTAAGCCTCATAACTCCATTAGCTCAAACTCCCATCTGTTTCCCAAAAGTCAGTCGCTCTTCCTAATGCCGCCTCAGCTGCCTGGCATCATGCCGccgtgcgtctgtgtgtgtgataCTGAGGGAGATTAAATAAAAGAGCGGCTTCTGCAGAACAAGCAGTTCAAACTTTGCCTTGTCGTGATGTACTTGCAGGCAGAAGCAGCTGTCAGATGAGTCCACTCACgcttctgaaacacacacacacacacacacacacacacacacacacacacactgcatggaTGAATGCGTGTGAAACAATAACTTGTACAAGTTTATATATGCATGATAAtatttattagtgtttttattgatcatttgagtatttttaatgACCGAAAAAAGTAGTGTaactaaataaaatgtgtattaaatGTGCAATTTTAATGTACTTAAAATCAGTGTTGGTTTAGATACTTCACAAGAAGTAATTCACaactaattaaacattaaaaaaattgtatttaaaatacttttctaATTACCTTTACTGAAAAGTCACTTAATTACTCATTAATTAATTGTATGccatactagtaccgggttggatctTCTTTTACctttagaactgctttaatccttcatggcaaatatttaacaaggtactggaaataatcctcagagattttgctccatattgacatgatttgTTAGCTGTAtgtccatgatgcaaatctcccgttccaccacatcccaaaggtgctctattggattgatatctggtgactgttgaggcctTTTTAGTACAGTCAACTAGATGTCATTCTCCTCTgagctctggcatcaacaaggcattcgggcccacagaactgccgctcactggatatattCTTTttgggaccattctctgtaaa contains:
- the sod3a gene encoding extracellular superoxide dismutase [Cu-Zn] precursor (The RefSeq protein has 3 substitutions compared to this genomic sequence) translates to MKKLISVILLALHIQRGDFSDNSDFHLIEAPKLEVFEFNNTIYATCEVSPIPNLPAGQPKIFGQVLFRQVFPNGTAEVKINLRGFPETDNQVRAIHIHQYGDLSQGCVTAGPHYNPQDVPHPNHPGDMGNFMPKQGLIRRFLKLPEVKLFGGQSVLGRAVVVHEKEDDLGMGADEESKRSGNAGRRIAGCVIGITKPHLWQKTEHVEEEESKR